The Clostridium sporogenes genome contains a region encoding:
- a CDS encoding Asp23/Gls24 family envelope stress response protein → MEENIKNEIDMGIVKISDEVVGVIAGLAATEIKGIVGMSSGVVGGITQILKGKKNISKGVKVNVGEESASIDLYVVVEYGVKIPEVAQKVQEDVKRSVETMTGLTVSSVNIHVQNVMIPKMDKELEDIDLE, encoded by the coding sequence ATGGAAGAAAATATTAAAAATGAAATTGATATGGGCATAGTTAAAATATCTGATGAGGTAGTAGGTGTTATAGCAGGACTTGCAGCTACAGAGATAAAGGGTATTGTAGGGATGAGTTCAGGAGTAGTTGGAGGAATAACTCAAATACTTAAAGGAAAGAAAAATATTTCTAAAGGTGTAAAAGTAAATGTAGGAGAAGAAAGTGCATCTATAGATTTATATGTAGTTGTGGAATATGGTGTTAAAATTCCTGAAGTAGCTCAAAAAGTTCAAGAAGATGTTAAAAGATCAGTAGAAACTATGACAGGTCTTACTGTATCCTCAGTTAATATTCATGTTCAAAATGTTATGATACCTAAAATGGATAAAGAATTAGAGGATATTGATTTAGAATAA
- a CDS encoding SpoIIIAH-like family protein has protein sequence MNKKQGVIIVTLLALIICTGVLATKLNSPLYVNGAEEGSTVSFNNTSKNSNKAESKENSKSDFFAETKLTRDQKAAQTLQTLKSLIDDKNVPKEDKDEATAKYTKLAMDSNYESKIESVLKSKGFDDVICSIENDKARVIIKGKDKLTDKETRDIKNVVMSISNIQEVEIETKQ, from the coding sequence ATGAATAAAAAACAAGGAGTTATAATTGTAACCTTATTAGCACTCATAATTTGCACAGGAGTGCTTGCAACAAAATTAAACAGTCCACTTTATGTAAATGGAGCTGAGGAAGGAAGTACTGTTTCCTTTAACAATACTTCTAAAAACTCAAATAAAGCAGAGAGTAAAGAAAATAGTAAATCAGACTTTTTTGCAGAAACAAAGCTTACTAGAGATCAAAAGGCAGCTCAGACACTACAAACATTAAAATCTTTAATAGATGATAAAAATGTTCCAAAGGAAGATAAAGATGAAGCTACAGCTAAATATACAAAATTAGCTATGGATTCTAATTATGAATCAAAGATAGAGTCTGTATTAAAAAGTAAAGGATTTGATGATGTTATATGCTCCATAGAAAATGACAAAGCTAGAGTAATAATAAAAGGAAAAGATAAATTAACAGATAAAGAAACAAGAGATATAAAAAATGTGGTTATGAGTATATCAAACATACAGGAAGTAGAAATTGAAACTAAACAATAA
- the spoIIIAG gene encoding stage III sporulation protein AG produces MNIKNWLKKLETNPKNNKKNINILIVVLVGVLFLIAGSTFKKDSVMSKNEDPKNKQTQEEKIEIENEDYERETQSKLKTTLEKIDGVGKVEVMITFESGEEKVPAVNINNSTNKSVEKDTEGGTRNTTQENEGSSVVITNNGDKTQPLIVKEYKPKITGVCIVAEGAEDNITKLRISKAVVDLFSLAENKVNVYPMKK; encoded by the coding sequence ATGAATATAAAAAATTGGCTTAAAAAGTTAGAAACTAATCCCAAGAATAATAAGAAGAATATAAACATACTAATAGTAGTATTAGTTGGAGTATTATTTTTAATTGCAGGTAGTACTTTTAAAAAGGACAGCGTTATGAGTAAAAATGAAGACCCTAAAAATAAACAAACTCAGGAAGAAAAAATAGAAATAGAGAATGAGGACTATGAAAGAGAAACTCAAAGTAAATTAAAAACTACTTTAGAGAAAATAGATGGTGTAGGAAAAGTAGAAGTGATGATAACCTTTGAAAGTGGAGAAGAAAAGGTACCAGCTGTAAATATAAACAATTCAACTAATAAGAGTGTAGAGAAAGATACGGAGGGAGGTACGAGAAATACTACCCAGGAAAATGAAGGAAGCTCTGTTGTTATAACCAATAATGGGGATAAAACACAACCTCTTATTGTAAAAGAATATAAACCTAAGATTACAGGAGTTTGTATAGTAGCAGAGGGGGCAGAGGATAATATAACTAAATTAAGAATATCAAAGGCGGTAGTGGATTTGTTTTCACTAGCAGAAAATAAAGTAAATGTATATCCTATGAAAAAATAG
- the spoIIIAF gene encoding stage III sporulation protein AF — MLQWLKEWITNIAVAVFFITAIEMLLPKNNIKKYGKFVLGLILITVILNPIIKIFNKDYNISQYADKATASFNNIEYKNDFDKYKKKNREETLNNFKANLQNQTKKKLEEKFPENKYEVNVEIAYDEEKDNLQIKSMDVGVKGNKIEKIKKVNKINIGNNENVKEGKKTFEGEGKIKQFISNEFKVSSEVIKVYKL; from the coding sequence TTGCTCCAGTGGTTAAAAGAGTGGATAACTAATATAGCTGTAGCAGTATTTTTTATAACTGCAATAGAGATGCTTTTACCCAAAAATAATATAAAAAAGTACGGAAAATTTGTTCTTGGATTAATATTAATAACTGTAATATTAAATCCAATAATAAAAATATTTAATAAAGATTATAATATATCACAGTATGCAGATAAGGCTACAGCTTCTTTTAATAATATAGAGTATAAAAATGATTTTGATAAATACAAAAAAAAGAACAGAGAGGAAACTTTAAATAACTTTAAAGCTAATCTTCAAAATCAAACTAAAAAAAAGTTAGAAGAAAAATTCCCAGAAAATAAATATGAGGTAAATGTAGAAATTGCCTATGATGAAGAAAAGGATAATTTACAAATAAAATCTATGGATGTGGGAGTAAAGGGTAATAAAATAGAAAAGATAAAAAAAGTAAATAAAATAAATATAGGCAATAATGAAAATGTAAAAGAGGGCAAAAAGACCTTTGAAGGAGAAGGTAAAATAAAACAGTTTATAAGCAATGAATTTAAAGTGTCATCTGAAGTAATAAAAGTATATAAATTATAA
- the spoIIIAE gene encoding stage III sporulation protein AE, protein MKKRLMTILLTALFTIILCFNVQAAPSQHNEIKEENQEIEKLYDYISNMKNQYEILKDINAKDYVKNFMEKGESHISVKKAAKAITTYVFKEIAASLKLIALLIMVAIICALLNNLQKAFSNETLSDIAYFACYALIIIILARSFYLGVNIARDTINKMTDFMMALIPILIMLIASIGGIAEAAMLDPIIIGTINISANIFSRFIIPLICMTFVLQFVDNLSEDYKINKLTKLLNQVALWTQGIVMTVFVGVVTIRGITSKAMDQVTVKTAKYAVDNFVPVVGKCLSDAISTVAGYSLLLKNSISSLGLIVIVAMLLVPVIKLLIMAFMYKMAAALIEPISDSRLVNSIGAAGDSLILILSCLICVSVMFFIMIAIMASAGKVFMGT, encoded by the coding sequence ATGAAAAAAAGATTAATGACTATTTTATTAACAGCCTTATTTACGATTATATTATGTTTCAATGTACAAGCCGCACCTAGCCAGCATAATGAAATAAAGGAAGAAAATCAGGAAATAGAAAAACTATATGATTATATATCTAATATGAAAAATCAATATGAGATTTTAAAGGATATAAATGCAAAAGATTATGTAAAAAATTTTATGGAAAAGGGAGAAAGCCACATTTCTGTAAAGAAAGCAGCAAAAGCTATAACTACATATGTATTTAAAGAAATAGCGGCTTCCTTAAAATTAATTGCTCTTCTAATTATGGTGGCTATAATATGTGCTTTGCTGAATAATTTACAAAAGGCCTTTAGTAATGAAACTTTATCGGATATAGCTTACTTTGCTTGTTATGCATTAATAATAATAATATTAGCTAGAAGTTTTTATTTAGGGGTTAATATAGCTAGAGATACTATAAATAAGATGACAGATTTTATGATGGCATTAATACCAATTTTAATAATGCTTATAGCTTCTATAGGGGGGATTGCAGAAGCGGCTATGTTAGATCCTATAATAATAGGAACTATAAATATAAGTGCTAATATATTTTCAAGATTTATAATTCCATTAATATGTATGACCTTTGTTTTGCAGTTTGTAGATAATTTATCAGAGGACTATAAGATAAATAAATTAACAAAATTATTAAATCAAGTAGCTCTTTGGACTCAAGGAATTGTAATGACTGTATTTGTAGGGGTAGTTACTATAAGAGGTATAACTTCTAAAGCTATGGATCAAGTCACTGTTAAAACGGCAAAATATGCTGTAGATAATTTTGTCCCAGTGGTAGGTAAATGTTTATCTGATGCCATTTCTACTGTAGCTGGCTATTCATTACTTTTAAAAAATTCTATAAGCAGTTTAGGACTTATTGTAATAGTGGCCATGCTTTTAGTGCCTGTTATAAAGCTTTTAATAATGGCTTTTATGTATAAGATGGCAGCGGCTTTAATAGAGCCTATAAGTGATAGTAGGCTTGTAAACTCTATAGGAGCTGCAGGAGACTCATTAATACTTATATTATCTTGTTTGATATGTGTATCTGTAATGTTTTTTATAATGATAGCCATAATGGCTTCTGCAGGAAAGGTTTTTATGGGCACATAA
- the spoIIIAD gene encoding stage III sporulation protein AD: MEIIKIVAFAFISLFLILIFKGRRDDLAVQISIAAGVIIFLFLTSKITAILQFMQQLASKTNIDFIYLSTVFKILGIAYLATFCSEICKDAGENSLASKVEFAGKILILGLAIPILMAVLQSILKIM; this comes from the coding sequence ATGGAAATCATTAAAATAGTAGCCTTTGCATTTATTTCACTATTTTTAATACTAATATTTAAAGGAAGAAGAGATGATTTAGCAGTCCAAATAAGTATTGCAGCAGGAGTCATAATATTTTTATTTTTAACATCTAAAATAACAGCCATACTTCAATTTATGCAACAATTAGCTTCAAAAACTAATATAGATTTTATATATTTAAGCACAGTTTTTAAAATATTAGGAATAGCTTATTTGGCTACCTTTTGTAGTGAGATATGCAAAGACGCAGGAGAAAATAGCTTAGCATCAAAAGTAGAATTTGCTGGTAAGATACTAATACTTGGACTTGCCATACCTATACTTATGGCAGTACTTCAATCTATTTTAAAGATTATGTAG
- the spoIIIAC gene encoding stage III sporulation protein AC, translated as MLDIQLIFKIAGVSILVIILDKILKSSGKDDYAVVTNLAGIVVILMMVINLINKLFNAVKTMFQI; from the coding sequence ATGCTGGACATACAGTTGATTTTTAAGATAGCTGGAGTAAGCATATTGGTTATAATTTTGGATAAAATATTAAAATCTAGTGGTAAAGATGATTATGCAGTGGTAACTAATTTAGCAGGTATAGTTGTAATACTTATGATGGTAATAAATTTGATAAATAAATTATTTAATGCGGTAAAAACCATGTTCCAAATTTAA
- the spoIIIAB gene encoding stage III sporulation protein SpoIIIAB: MFKILGSLLIFVGSLYWGITTANKFKYRRDELLELERCISELKNEITYTYTSIPDILMNISLKSKKPISTLFKKISNMLYENKVNSIYEAFNKGFLEEKDNMALKEEDIDIILDLSKNLGQWDPKGHENIIELTLYNLKKQSDRAEETMIKNMKMYKYLGFSIGAVLVIIFI; this comes from the coding sequence ATGTTTAAAATTTTAGGAAGTTTATTAATTTTTGTTGGAAGTTTATATTGGGGGATAACTACTGCTAATAAATTTAAATATAGAAGAGATGAACTTTTAGAATTGGAGCGATGTATAAGTGAACTAAAAAATGAAATAACCTATACCTATACTTCCATACCAGATATATTAATGAATATATCCTTAAAAAGTAAAAAACCTATAAGTACTTTGTTTAAAAAAATTTCCAATATGCTCTATGAAAATAAAGTTAATAGTATTTATGAAGCTTTTAATAAAGGTTTTTTAGAGGAAAAAGACAATATGGCACTAAAAGAGGAAGATATAGATATAATATTAGATTTATCTAAAAATTTAGGTCAGTGGGATCCAAAGGGACATGAAAACATAATAGAGTTAACTCTTTATAATTTGAAGAAACAAAGTGATAGAGCAGAGGAAACCATGATAAAAAATATGAAAATGTATAAATATTTGGGCTTTTCCATAGGGGCTGTATTGGTGATTATATTTATATAA
- the spoIIIAA gene encoding stage III sporulation protein AA has translation MYTKEILNILPSHISRLICDLDEVDKLQEIRFKIGKPICFQIGNKEKLASYEVKREDIKSIVQRMSNYSIYSFEEEIKQGYLTIKGGHRVGICGRCVIDGGKVKTIRDISSLNIRICREIYNASKLVMPYIVENGQVLNTIIISPPKCGKTTIIRDISKKISDGVDSLNLKGQKVSVIDERSEIAGSYNGVPQLDVGLRTDVLDNCPKSEGIVMAIRSMAPEVIICDEIGTYKDVESILIALNSGVSLITTIHGFGVEDIYNRPVFKEIVENKVFKRAIVLSSKKSVGTLEYVYDFNKKTKLYCRII, from the coding sequence TTGTATACAAAAGAAATTCTAAATATACTTCCAAGTCATATAAGTAGATTAATATGTGATTTAGATGAAGTAGATAAGCTTCAAGAAATAAGATTTAAAATAGGAAAACCTATATGTTTCCAGATAGGCAATAAAGAAAAGCTTGCATCTTATGAAGTGAAAAGAGAGGATATAAAGTCTATAGTTCAAAGAATGAGTAATTACTCTATTTATAGTTTTGAAGAAGAAATAAAACAGGGATACCTAACTATAAAAGGCGGTCATAGGGTTGGTATATGTGGTAGATGTGTAATAGATGGAGGCAAAGTTAAAACTATAAGAGATATAAGTTCTTTAAATATAAGAATTTGTAGAGAAATATATAATGCCTCAAAACTAGTTATGCCTTATATAGTAGAAAATGGACAGGTCTTAAATACTATAATAATTTCCCCGCCTAAATGCGGTAAAACTACTATAATAAGGGATATATCTAAAAAAATATCTGACGGAGTGGATTCTTTAAATTTAAAAGGTCAAAAAGTATCTGTTATAGATGAAAGAAGTGAAATAGCTGGGAGTTATAATGGTGTTCCTCAGTTAGATGTGGGTTTGAGAACGGACGTTTTAGATAATTGTCCTAAAAGTGAAGGTATAGTAATGGCTATAAGAAGTATGGCACCAGAAGTAATAATCTGCGATGAAATAGGAACCTATAAGGATGTAGAAAGTATACTTATTGCTTTAAATTCAGGAGTAAGTCTAATAACAACCATACATGGCTTTGGAGTGGAGGATATTTATAATAGGCCTGTTTTTAAAGAAATAGTAGAAAATAAAGTTTTTAAAAGAGCTATAGTTTTAAGCTCTAAAAAATCCGTAGGTACTTTAGAATATGTATATGATTTTAATAAGAAAACCAAGCTTTACTGTAGGATAATTTAA
- a CDS encoding CD1247 N-terminal domain-containing protein: MKSITSKVSYLKGLIEGLEVKEDSKEGKIISVMSDILQDIAYEVEDMKESQSIIQEYVDTIDQDLLSLQEDFYDEDEDEDFLEDFMGIECPMCDETIYIDKDVFGGKGNICCPNCHKEISLNNICSCDYECEELKNKND; encoded by the coding sequence GTGAAATCTATTACTTCAAAAGTATCCTATTTAAAAGGTCTTATAGAAGGGCTAGAGGTTAAAGAGGATAGTAAAGAAGGAAAAATAATTTCTGTTATGTCTGATATATTACAGGATATAGCTTATGAAGTTGAAGATATGAAAGAATCTCAAAGTATAATACAGGAATATGTAGATACTATAGATCAAGATTTACTTTCCCTTCAGGAAGATTTTTATGATGAAGATGAAGATGAGGATTTTCTAGAAGACTTTATGGGAATAGAATGTCCTATGTGTGATGAAACCATCTATATTGATAAAGATGTATTTGGAGGTAAAGGAAATATTTGTTGTCCAAATTGCCACAAAGAAATATCCTTAAACAATATATGTAGTTGTGACTATGAATGTGAAGAATTAAAAAATAAAAACGATTAG
- the efp gene encoding elongation factor P → MISAGDLRKGTTFEQDGQVYVVVEFLHVKPGKGAAFVRTKLKNAITGAVTETTFNPTAKLQEAVIERKEMQYLYTDGELYYFMDQETFEQIPLNYDKVEEAIKFLKENMFATIKFFKGEAFSVEAPNFVELTISHTEPGAKGNTTSNVMKPATLETGATIQVPLFVNEGETIRVDTRTGEYMERV, encoded by the coding sequence ATGATATCAGCAGGAGATTTAAGAAAAGGAACTACTTTTGAACAAGATGGACAAGTATACGTAGTTGTAGAATTCCTACATGTAAAACCAGGTAAAGGAGCGGCTTTCGTAAGAACTAAGTTAAAGAATGCCATAACTGGAGCTGTAACAGAAACAACTTTTAATCCAACTGCAAAACTTCAAGAAGCAGTTATTGAAAGAAAAGAAATGCAATATTTATATACTGATGGAGAATTATATTACTTCATGGATCAAGAAACTTTTGAACAAATTCCATTAAATTATGATAAAGTTGAAGAAGCTATAAAATTCTTAAAAGAAAATATGTTTGCTACAATAAAGTTCTTTAAAGGAGAAGCTTTCTCAGTAGAAGCACCAAACTTTGTTGAATTAACTATATCTCATACAGAACCAGGTGCAAAAGGAAATACTACTAGTAACGTAATGAAACCAGCTACATTAGAAACTGGAGCTACAATTCAAGTTCCATTATTCGTAAATGAAGGAGAAACTATCAGAGTAGATACAAGAACTGGTGAATATATGGAAAGAGTTTAG
- the aroQ gene encoding type II 3-dehydroquinate dehydratase, producing MNNILIINGPNLNLLGKREPDVYGNITLEDINKEIKSHFKNEDLKIDFFQSNEEGTIINKIIESEKKYNAIVINPAAYSHYSIAILDAIRSINIPVVEVHLSNIYRREEYRKKSVTAEASLGVISGFGYYGYIMAIEFILNNLVREK from the coding sequence GTGAATAATATATTAATTATTAATGGACCTAATTTAAATTTATTAGGTAAAAGAGAGCCGGATGTATATGGCAATATTACCTTGGAAGATATAAACAAAGAAATAAAATCACATTTTAAAAATGAAGATTTAAAAATAGATTTTTTCCAAAGTAATGAAGAAGGAACAATTATAAATAAAATAATTGAATCAGAAAAAAAATATAATGCTATAGTTATAAATCCTGCAGCCTATTCTCATTATAGTATAGCTATATTAGATGCTATAAGAAGTATAAATATACCTGTAGTAGAAGTTCACTTAAGCAATATATATAGAAGAGAAGAATATAGAAAAAAATCTGTTACTGCAGAAGCTTCTTTAGGTGTTATTAGTGGTTTTGGTTATTATGGATATATAATGGCTATAGAATTTATTTTAAATAATTTAGTAAGGGAAAAATAA
- a CDS encoding shikimate kinase, with product MENIILIGMPLSGKSTLGRELSKILKYDFIDTDILIEEIEGKSIKEIFKIYGEDYFREKELEIINKLKKENNKVISTGGGLPIYNGNIYKLKNIGFTVYLKVPLEELIKRMVKKANNIRPLLKNNDTKFLEGMYKERIEIYEKAHTIICNTSKEKSLIAIVKAYKKCKVI from the coding sequence TTGGAGAATATTATTTTAATAGGTATGCCTTTAAGTGGAAAAAGCACCTTAGGTAGAGAACTTAGTAAGATTTTAAAATATGATTTTATAGATACGGATATACTTATAGAAGAAATAGAAGGTAAAAGTATAAAAGAAATATTTAAAATATATGGAGAAGATTATTTTAGAGAAAAGGAATTAGAAATTATAAACAAGCTAAAAAAAGAAAATAATAAGGTTATATCTACAGGCGGGGGACTTCCCATATATAATGGGAACATATATAAACTAAAAAATATTGGGTTTACAGTATATCTTAAGGTGCCATTAGAAGAGTTAATTAAAAGAATGGTAAAAAAAGCAAATAATATAAGACCTCTTTTAAAAAACAATGATACAAAGTTTCTAGAGGGAATGTACAAAGAAAGAATAGAGATTTATGAAAAAGCTCATACTATAATATGTAATACTAGCAAAGAGAAAAGCTTAATTGCAATTGTAAAGGCCTATAAAAAATGTAAGGTTATATAA
- a CDS encoding type II secretion system protein has product MIKRKGFSIIEILIGLSIMSIVSLYIITITVKYTSNYKIKKEETLETVYIEEAFNLIKYVLDKEASSKVIEDIIKVERADDKGYDYIRKDRAGNIIISYGAKYSTTTNNICRGIKEFNVKEKGDVIHLKIVGKKGKEYIRCLIKKE; this is encoded by the coding sequence ATGATAAAGAGGAAAGGTTTTTCTATAATAGAAATTTTAATAGGATTGTCAATTATGTCTATAGTGAGTCTTTATATAATTACAATTACTGTAAAGTATACAAGTAATTATAAAATTAAAAAGGAAGAAACCTTGGAGACTGTTTATATAGAAGAAGCTTTTAATCTTATAAAGTATGTTTTAGATAAAGAAGCATCATCAAAGGTTATAGAAGATATTATAAAAGTAGAAAGAGCAGATGATAAGGGATATGACTATATAAGAAAAGATAGGGCTGGAAACATAATTATAAGTTATGGTGCTAAATATTCTACTACTACTAATAATATCTGTAGAGGGATAAAAGAATTTAATGTAAAGGAAAAGGGTGATGTAATACATTTAAAGATAGTAGGAAAGAAAGGGAAAGAATATATAAGATGTTTAATAAAAAAAGAATAA
- a CDS encoding prepilin-type N-terminal cleavage/methylation domain-containing protein, whose product MWNLKDKKGFIMIEILCALSIFIMLLSGALVASKNASKIKCEYRQREKYIGLLQGVKNEVMYNFTYEDLKRLKEENKLYIHKDEMNWDFHQNKDTKMLFTNIVPQKEPYLEMRITETEIFKVNLILNYEERKEKKRVHCEFYKGRYKR is encoded by the coding sequence ATGTGGAATTTAAAGGATAAAAAAGGATTTATAATGATAGAGATATTATGTGCTTTGTCAATATTTATAATGCTTTTATCAGGTGCTTTAGTAGCTAGCAAAAATGCTTCTAAAATAAAGTGTGAGTATAGGCAAAGAGAAAAATATATAGGACTTTTACAGGGGGTAAAAAATGAAGTTATGTACAATTTTACTTATGAGGATTTAAAAAGGTTGAAAGAAGAAAATAAACTATATATACATAAAGATGAAATGAACTGGGATTTTCACCAAAATAAAGATACAAAAATGCTGTTTACAAACATTGTACCCCAAAAAGAACCTTACTTAGAAATGAGAATTACTGAAACAGAGATATTTAAAGTTAATTTAATATTAAATTATGAAGAAAGAAAAGAAAAAAAGAGGGTTCACTGTGAATTTTATAAAGGTAGGTACAAAAGATGA
- a CDS encoding prepilin-type N-terminal cleavage/methylation domain-containing protein, which yields MDKYIHKKGFTLIEIMIFMSLCIIVFTVSFTKISGYNKIKNNIAVDETGVSLVNFINNSRERCREEKKQGYIYFNIKENKMGFNIAYICKEDFYFPQGIVLESVNSPGGKIVIDNRGFTSDACTLKFKDNGGKTHKVTICVGTAHVEFKG from the coding sequence TTGGATAAATACATACATAAGAAAGGTTTTACGTTAATAGAAATAATGATTTTTATGAGCTTATGTATTATAGTATTTACTGTTAGTTTTACCAAAATATCTGGCTATAACAAAATAAAAAATAATATTGCAGTAGATGAAACGGGGGTTTCTTTGGTGAACTTTATAAATAATTCTAGAGAAAGATGTAGAGAAGAAAAAAAGCAGGGTTATATTTATTTTAATATTAAAGAAAACAAGATGGGATTCAATATAGCTTATATATGTAAAGAAGATTTTTATTTTCCACAGGGAATTGTTTTAGAGTCAGTAAATTCACCAGGAGGGAAAATAGTTATAGATAATAGAGGTTTTACTAGTGATGCTTGTACTTTGAAGTTTAAAGATAATGGAGGGAAAACACACAAAGTAACTATTTGTGTTGGAACAGCTCATGTGGAATTTAAAGGATAA
- a CDS encoding type II secretion system protein encodes MKLTLKKMKKKKGFTLIELMVVISIILVLASFLVPKLTAYKDKAKDTKAINTGKQIQVAAINSYNENNESFNSNNLKEDIETFTGIKVDSASESKIGEAVDVAYKSDNENYIVQIDLEGNSYSVKKDNKTIFPK; translated from the coding sequence ATGAAATTAACTCTAAAAAAAATGAAAAAAAAGAAAGGGTTTACACTTATAGAACTTATGGTGGTTATTTCTATAATATTGGTGTTAGCTAGTTTCTTAGTACCAAAACTCACAGCTTATAAGGATAAGGCAAAGGACACTAAAGCTATAAATACAGGGAAGCAAATACAGGTAGCAGCTATCAATAGCTATAACGAAAACAATGAGAGCTTTAATAGTAATAATTTAAAAGAAGATATAGAAACTTTTACAGGAATTAAAGTAGATTCAGCCAGTGAATCTAAGATTGGAGAGGCAGTGGATGTTGCTTATAAAAGTGATAATGAAAATTATATTGTACAAATAGATCTTGAAGGAAATAGTTATAGTGTAAAAAAGGATAATAAAACCATATTTCCTAAATAG